One Clavelina lepadiformis chromosome 1, kaClaLepa1.1, whole genome shotgun sequence genomic region harbors:
- the LOC143468364 gene encoding N-alpha-acetyltransferase 50-like: protein MKGVRIELGGITQHNVKQLKRLNQYIFPVSYNDKFYKDVLEVGDLAKLAYFNDVVVGAVCCRIDTNGGKRRLYIMTLGCLAPYRRHGIGTVLLNHVFKICTNHGNFHSIFLHVQINNDSAINFYKHFGFEIVETKDHYYKRIEPSDAYVLEKVLTNTKGS from the coding sequence ATGAAAGGTGTTCGCATTGAGCTTGGTGGAATTACACAACACAATGTGAAACAGTTGAAGCGATTGAATCAATACATATTTCCGGTTTCATACAACGACAAGTTTTACAAGGATGTTTTGGAAGTGGGAGATCTAGCAAAACTTGCATATTTCAATGACGTTGTGGTTGGTGCAGTTTGCTGCCGAATTGACACAAATGGTGGAAAGCGTCGTCTTTACATCATGACGCTTGGTtgtttggcaccatacagaAGACACGGCATCGGAACTGTCCTTctgaatcatgtttttaagATTTGTACCAACCATGGTAACTTTCACAGCATTTTTCTCCATGTACAAATCAACAACGACTCTGCAATTAACTTCTACAAACACTTTGGTTTCGAAATTGTTGAAACAAAAGATCATTATTATAAAAGAATCGAGCCATCTGATGCATACGTGCTGGAAAAAGTTCTTACAAACACCAAAGGCTCTTAA